Part of the Pyrobaculum calidifontis JCM 11548 genome, TCAACGCAGTGTACGGCTACTACAACCAGACTGTGCGTGGCGGCAATGTGGACTTGGCCACGATTGAGAGTCTTAAGGCGAGGGGGATGTACTACACCGCCGCCTCGCTCATATTCCAAGGCCTCGTCACTTACTACGACAACGCAGCGTCGTCCTCTAGGCGCACTTACAGAGACCTCTACAACCAAGCCCTTCAGATGGCGAAAGACGCCGAGGCTCAGCTCTCCACTATACCGCTCACCATAAACAACATAGACCTAGTAGTGGCGTCGTATACGAGGATCTACGAGGTGTACCTCACCGCGAATTCCACGGCGCCTAGGCCCGGCGCCATGTACGCCAGAGCTATCACGTTGAAGTCGTGGGTTGACGAGGCTAAGAAGATGGCCTACGGCCCTGCGATAAACGAGAGCGGCTTGGCGGAGGTCGCGCGCATGTACTTGGACTACGCCAAGGCCATGTACGCCTATTTGGAGACAACCTACGGCATGACTCTCAGCGACATATCCACGGCGGTGCAAGTCGCCGAGGACCTCTACGGCAAAGGCCTCTACCTGGCCTCTATGGCCAACTCCATTGAGATAATAGCTGAGACGGCCGCGGCGCTTATGACGGGCGCCTCCAGCAAGTACATAGACATCGCCCGGGGCAAGGCCATGGAGAACATGGCGGCCGCGGCGCAGTGCGGCTATACAAACACCCTCCCCCTGGCCTACCTCCAGTTTGGAGACTACTTTAGAGAGCAGGGCAATCCGCAGAACAGCCTCATGTACTACATAATGTCCTCCATATACGCCACGGCCATGAGAGACGTGGCGTGTACTCTTAAGACCGCCACGGTTTACAAGCCAATATTCTCGGCTAATACGACGTCTGCTACGAACATCAGTGAGACGCAGACGGAGGCGGGTAGCGGCTTGGCTCCTGTGAAAAAAACGGGGGAAAACAACTTGTTGATTCCGCTGGCCGTGGCGCTTTTGGCGGCCCTCGCCCTAGTGTACGCCTCTAGACGATGACCACGTCTTTTTTGACCTCCCTCCCCTTCCTCTTTCTCTTGTTGTTGGCTCTGCCGCCTGGCAGTAGCGCCAGGGCGAAGAAGGCTAGGGGGACTAAGTACTCCCAGTAGGGCGCGTAGACGTAGACGGCTGCCACGAGTCTCTCTACCACGTCGCCGTTTACCACCACGGCGGGCACTGCCAACAGCACTAAGCCAGCGAGGGCAAGCGCGGTCAAGGCTCTGTCTCGCACTCTCCTAAGGGCGAGGGCCGCCACCACGGCCACCACGGTCAAAGCCACGAGCCCCAACATATGCGCGGCCTACTTCGCCTATTTTATGTCCATCGGTTATTATGAGGCATGTGCATATATTAAGAGCCGCCGAGCGCATCGCCGGGCGGCGCGCCGTCGTTGGAAAGGATATTGTTTAAATACTGATGCAATTGAGGGGTTCGTGTGGTTCCTGCCTTTGGGAAGGGGGGAGGCTGTTGAGGCCATCAAGAGGGCCTACGGCGTTGCCCAGGAATACGCCAAAAAGATAGGGGGGCGTGTGGAGACGCTACAGCCCCGCCACATCTACGGAGAAAAGGCGGAGGACTTTGGCTACACTCTGCAGGTGGGGAGAATAGGCGTCACGTTGCAGCCGGCCTCTGTCATAGTGCTGTGGGGCTTCTACAACGCAGATGAGTACCTCGACTTCGTGCGCTTTATCCACGACGGCAGAACCTACGAGTGGTTTGTCCACCCCATTGCCTACTACCCAGAGAGGGTGGGCGTGTGGGCTGAGGAGCCGTACATCTTCAGAGGCTCCCTCTTAATCGACGTACACGCCACGGGCGGCGAGCAGCGGGATAGAGTCTACGGCTGGCCTCTCGGGTACTTCGTGGCCCCCCTCCAGCCGCCGCAGGAGGTGAAGCCGCCGCGTGGGCGGAGGGGGCCTAGGGGCAGGGAGAGGGGGCAGGGGGAGTCTAGGCGCGGGGGAGAGGAACGTTCGTGATACCAGCGGTCACGTACATACGCGTCTCCACTGAGGAGCAGGACCCGGAGAATCAGCGCCTTTACCTGGAGAAGTGGGCCTCTGAGCACGGCTTGGCCATTGTGAAGCACTACGTGGACGTGGGAGTGTCGGGGGCCTCTGCGCCGTGGGAGAGGCCGGCTTTTCAGCGGCTGATGAGCGAGGTGGAGGCCCTGGAGCCCAAGCCGAGGGTCCTCCTCGTGTACGAGACCTCTAGGCTTGTGAGATCTTTCCAAGAGCTCTTCCACCTCCTCGACCTCGTGGAGAACAAGCTGGGGCTCGTGGTAGTGTCGGCGTCTGAGAGGGAGCAGGCGCTACAGTCCCTGGACGGGGTCTACCGCCAGTTCCTCCGGGCCGTCTTGGCATTCGTGGCCCACATGGAGCGGGAGTTCATCCGCCAGAGGACGAAGGCGGCGCTCGAGAGGGCGAGGGCTGCGGGCAAGGTGAACAACGTGGCTGAGCGACACCCCGAGCTTGTGGAAGCGGTGGCCGAGTACTACAGGCAGAGCGGCTCTCTGAGAGAGACGGCCAGGGCCTTCGGCCTGTCGCTCTACGAGGTGAGGAGGCTCCTCGCCGTAGCGGGCCTCTACCGCCCCACCCCCTACACCTGCCCCAGGTGCTTCTCCCGCCTCAAGGTGGCCGAGCGAGACGTCAGAGTGGCCGGGGGGAGATACGCAGTGGTAGAACGCCTCTACTGCCCCAACTGCGGCTACGAGGAGGTGAGAAAGGCGGACTGACGCCCGCCCCCAGCGGCGGAGCTAGGCGACGCTTTTGTTGCCTATCTTCCTCCGGAGCAAGATCTTCCCCGACACCGCGTGGTACACCGCCTCGACGTCTTCGAGGCTTTGCACCAGCCTTATCTTCTCCTTCCAGTCCATGTCCACTCCCAGGGACTCTAACACGTCGTCGAGATCCACCGGCTGCTCCCCCACCTTTGAGGCCACCAGCTTTGCCAATATGCGGATGTCCACTGTAGTGCGGCGGAGCTAAGATTTTAACGCGGCGTGCAAAATAAACAAATACCCCGCATAATGCTCCGTGGCCACGTTTACTACTCCATGCGTGGTGTTGGTGGGGGTCGTGGGAGGCCGCGCGGTCTACTTGGAGTTGGACAGCGGCAAGCGAGTTGAGGAATTTGTTGGCGTGGATGTGGACTCTGCGGCGCCGGCTGTTGTGGGGGATTTTTTGGAGGGACACCTCGCCGTAACCTCCTACTCGGCCACGATTGTGAAAGGGGTGGCGCTTCTCAAGCCGGCCTACGTCTTAGACGCGGAGGGGCTCAGGCCCCTAGTAAAAAAGGCCGTCACAGTGAGGAGCGTAAAGGCTAAGGAGTTCGGCTCGTGGGAGCCCCTCTGGAATAAGCCAGTCTTTCTACAGCGCTCTAGCCCAACGGTGGCCGTGGGCTTCTCCAGGGCTGGCGCCTTGTTGCACATAAACGCCGTGCCCTCCAACGTGGAAATCGCCGAAAAGGCCTTGGCCGTCGCACGCATACTACAGAGGGGAGGCGAGTTGCACATGAACTGCACCTGCCGGCTGGGCCTAATGCCCGTGGAGATCTTCGTCAGGCGAGATGGTAGATACATCGTCGCCAAGTTCTACCTCAACGCCTCGTCGCCAAGAAGCGGCAAGGCCTTCTTCATAGCCGGAGAGGGGGGAAACGTCCTTGAGAGGCGAGAGGTGGGTCTTGCCGAGGCCGAGGTAGCCGCTTACGAGTTTTTATCTAAGCTTAAAGCCTAGAGCCTCTGTTGGGCTACCTCGCTTAAGAACTTGGCCAAGTGCGGCGCCTTGGCCTTCAGCTTGGCGATGGCGGCTTCTATGTCGTCAGTGGGGCCTACGCCGTATTTCCAAAGCCCGTAGGCGTGAGGCCCCAACAACTCTAACACCGACGCCATGAGTACGCCGTACATCCAATTTAAAAAATCCTCCGTAGCGCCGGGCGTAGCGAGGCGGTTCGGTTAAAGCTTTTATATTCGGGGGCTGTGTGCGTCGTGGCTGAGGCTGGCATTGTCTTGGCTGGTGGCTTTGCGACGAGGCTTCGCCCGCTTAGCTATACTAAGCCTAAGCCGCTTTTCCCCGTGTTGGGCCGGCCCGTATTGGACTGGGTAGTTGAAAACGTGGCTGAGGTCGCCGAGCCGGTGGTGTCGGCTAGGTATCTCTCTAGCCTCATCCGCGCCTACGTGGGCTCTAGGTGGGGGAGCAGAGTGAGGATTGTGGAGGAGGACAGGCCCCTGGGCGACGGGGGTGCAGTGGTGAATGTGGTTAAGAGCCTGGGGCTGAGGGGCCCCGTAATTGTGGCCAACGGCGACGTGTTTACCGACCTCCCCGTGAGGGAGGTGTGGGAGTTCCACAGGAGGAAGGGGGCCGCGGCCACTCTAGCGCTCATAGAGGTCCCGCCTGAGGACGTGAGCAAGTTCGGCATCGCCGTCATCGACGAGGATGGGAGAGTTAAGAGGTTTGTGGAAAAGCCCAGGGAGCCCGTGGGTAGTAATTTGGCAAATGCGGGGGTCTACGTATTTAGCGAGGAGGCCTTGGCGGCCTTTCCGGAAGCGAATGGAGAGGTCAAGATTGCGAAGCACATAATTCCCGAGCTTTTGAAGAAGTTCGACGTATATGCATATGTGCACAGGGGGCTGTGGTTCGACATTGGGACACACCAGGACTACCTCAAGGCCAACTTCGCGGCCCTTGACAAATGTGGAGAGTGTAGGCCAGAGATTAGGGGGGTGAAGATAATTCCCCCCGTGTACATAGGGCCCGACGCCGTGGTTGAGCCGGGCAGCGTGTTGGGGCCCTACGTCGTAGTGGGAGGGCGGAGCAAGATTGGGCCTCACGTCCGCATTAGAGAGAGCGTGTTGATGGACGGCGTGGTGGTAGAGGCCGGGTCGCACATAGTCCGTAGCATAATAGGCGAGGGGGCGGCCCTGGGGAAGTGGGTCAGAGTTGTGGAAGCCGTGGTGGCCGACGGCGTGTTTATAAAAGACGAAGTGACTGTGGGCAGGGGCGCCTCCATAGGCCCCAACAGAGAAGTGGAGGCCGACGTAAAAGAGGGGGAGGTCCTCCCCTGACAATCCCTGGTCGCGGGGCTATTTCACAGAGGTGCGCCAGCGGCCTTGTAGCTAAATACCACCTCTCTAGCCAGGTCGCCTGGGTGGTAACGTCTAGACCTGAGTAGGGGCGCTGGAGCCCTCGTTGTCTCTAGGACTTCAGCTGCAATGGCCTCTTGGGCTTGAGCACTGCCTTTGCCTCTCTTACGAGGCGTCTTGCCTTCTCGGGGTCTATCTCTGCACCATCTTTTACGCATGTGCCGACTATTGCGCCGTCT contains:
- a CDS encoding recombinase family protein — encoded protein: MIPAVTYIRVSTEEQDPENQRLYLEKWASEHGLAIVKHYVDVGVSGASAPWERPAFQRLMSEVEALEPKPRVLLVYETSRLVRSFQELFHLLDLVENKLGLVVVSASEREQALQSLDGVYRQFLRAVLAFVAHMEREFIRQRTKAALERARAAGKVNNVAERHPELVEAVAEYYRQSGSLRETARAFGLSLYEVRRLLAVAGLYRPTPYTCPRCFSRLKVAERDVRVAGGRYAVVERLYCPNCGYEEVRKAD
- a CDS encoding nucleotidyltransferase family protein produces the protein MAEAGIVLAGGFATRLRPLSYTKPKPLFPVLGRPVLDWVVENVAEVAEPVVSARYLSSLIRAYVGSRWGSRVRIVEEDRPLGDGGAVVNVVKSLGLRGPVIVANGDVFTDLPVREVWEFHRRKGAAATLALIEVPPEDVSKFGIAVIDEDGRVKRFVEKPREPVGSNLANAGVYVFSEEALAAFPEANGEVKIAKHIIPELLKKFDVYAYVHRGLWFDIGTHQDYLKANFAALDKCGECRPEIRGVKIIPPVYIGPDAVVEPGSVLGPYVVVGGRSKIGPHVRIRESVLMDGVVVEAGSHIVRSIIGEGAALGKWVRVVEAVVADGVFIKDEVTVGRGASIGPNREVEADVKEGEVLP